One genomic region from Stutzerimonas decontaminans encodes:
- a CDS encoding crotonase/enoyl-CoA hydratase family protein, whose product MTEYKAFRVELADKIARVVINRPEKINAMDAAFWAEIIDIFNWIDATDEVRVVILSGAGDHFSSGIDLQLLASVGSKLGSDVGRNAEQLRRKILSLQASFNAVDHCRKPVIAAIQGYCLGGAIDLISACDMRYSTASAKFSIKEIDMGMAADVGTLQRLPRIIGDGMMRELAFTGRTIDGEEARSIGLVNRTYADQQALMDGVLELARDIARKSPVAIRGTKEMIRYMRDHRVDDGLEYIATWNAAMLQSADIKVAIAAHMSKQKPDFAD is encoded by the coding sequence GTGACCGAATACAAAGCCTTCCGCGTAGAGTTGGCAGACAAGATTGCCCGAGTCGTGATCAACCGACCCGAGAAGATCAATGCGATGGATGCCGCGTTCTGGGCGGAAATCATCGATATCTTCAACTGGATCGATGCCACCGACGAGGTGCGCGTAGTGATCCTCAGCGGGGCCGGTGACCATTTCTCTTCAGGCATCGACCTGCAGCTGCTGGCCTCGGTCGGTAGCAAGCTGGGCAGTGATGTCGGGCGCAACGCCGAGCAGCTGCGCCGCAAGATCCTTTCGCTGCAGGCCTCGTTCAATGCTGTCGATCACTGCCGCAAGCCGGTCATCGCGGCCATCCAGGGCTACTGCCTGGGCGGCGCCATCGATCTGATCTCCGCCTGCGACATGCGTTACAGCACTGCAAGCGCGAAATTCTCGATCAAGGAAATCGACATGGGCATGGCCGCCGATGTCGGGACCTTGCAGCGTCTGCCGCGCATCATCGGCGATGGCATGATGCGTGAGTTAGCGTTTACTGGTCGCACGATAGACGGCGAAGAAGCGCGCAGCATCGGCCTAGTCAATCGTACCTATGCCGACCAGCAGGCGCTGATGGATGGCGTTCTGGAGTTGGCCCGCGACATCGCTCGCAAATCACCTGTCGCCATTCGTGGCACCAAGGAAATGATCCGCTACATGCGTGATCATCGCGTCGACGACGGCCTCGAATATATCGCCACCTGGAATGCAGCCATGCTGCAGTCGGCCGATATCAAGGTCGCCATCGCTGCTCATATGAGCAAACAAAAGCCGGACTTTGCCGACTGA
- a CDS encoding class I SAM-dependent methyltransferase, translating into MNDRPSTQGNDHWLSMINQASDWFEGPLGQQLLAQEKLVLTEELARCFGSYLVHNGPFSGDPVQPQNIKRSVRLGAPLPGVEIHCEEQAWPLGEHAADVVVLQHALDFSLSPHGLLREAARGVRPGGHLLIVGINPWSAWGVRHLLSREAFRQARCIRPSRVGDWLNLLGFALEKRRFGCYCPPLSSGDWQARLSRLESVGQQLQAPTGGFYLLVARKLMIGLRPLRQERRERMGKLLPMPVAKISRRDAEQHRLP; encoded by the coding sequence ATGAACGATCGACCGTCCACCCAGGGCAACGACCATTGGCTGTCCATGATCAATCAGGCATCTGACTGGTTCGAGGGTCCGTTGGGTCAGCAACTGCTTGCTCAAGAGAAGCTCGTACTTACCGAAGAGCTGGCGCGCTGCTTCGGCAGCTATCTAGTGCATAACGGTCCGTTCAGCGGAGATCCAGTACAGCCGCAGAACATCAAACGCAGCGTGCGCTTGGGGGCGCCTTTGCCTGGGGTTGAAATCCACTGCGAGGAACAGGCCTGGCCGCTCGGCGAGCACGCGGCCGATGTCGTGGTGTTGCAACATGCGCTGGACTTCAGTCTTTCGCCCCATGGGCTGCTGCGCGAAGCGGCACGCGGCGTTCGTCCGGGTGGACATCTGCTGATCGTCGGAATCAATCCCTGGAGTGCCTGGGGCGTGCGGCATCTGCTATCGCGTGAGGCATTCCGCCAAGCACGCTGTATCCGCCCGTCGAGGGTTGGTGACTGGCTGAACCTGCTGGGATTCGCGCTGGAGAAACGTCGCTTCGGATGCTATTGTCCGCCGCTTTCTTCGGGCGACTGGCAGGCGCGTTTATCACGCTTGGAGTCGGTTGGGCAGCAGTTGCAGGCGCCGACCGGCGGCTTCTATCTATTGGTGGCGCGTAAGCTGATGATCGGTCTTCGACCGTTGCGCCAGGAGCGGCGCGAGCGAATGGGCAAGCTGCTGCCGATGCCGGTGGCTAAGATCAGCCGCCGCGACGCCGAGCAGCACCGGCTCCCTTGA
- the gloB gene encoding hydroxyacylglutathione hydrolase — MFKIEALPAFTDNYIWLLQDEATQRCAAVDPGDAAPVLRWLQEHPTWQLSDILITHHHHDHVGGVERLKAETGARVYGPAAENIPARDEALSDGQRIQVLDKVLQVIAVPGHTLGHIAYFHADAEQPWLLSGDTLFAAGCGRLFEGTAEQMFASLQRLAALPDCTLIYCTHEYTLSNLRFARAVEPGNPDIQQRLHEVAALREANRFSLPTRMNIERASNPFLRSGVEAVQQAASEHSGRKLEGDVAVFAALRAWKDRF, encoded by the coding sequence ATGTTCAAGATCGAAGCACTGCCCGCCTTCACCGACAACTACATCTGGTTGCTGCAGGACGAAGCAACGCAACGATGCGCGGCCGTCGACCCCGGTGACGCCGCGCCGGTGCTGCGCTGGCTGCAAGAGCATCCGACCTGGCAACTCAGCGATATCCTTATCACTCATCACCATCACGATCACGTTGGCGGCGTCGAACGACTCAAGGCGGAGACCGGCGCCCGCGTTTACGGGCCTGCAGCCGAAAACATCCCCGCGCGCGATGAGGCGCTGAGCGATGGCCAGCGCATCCAGGTGCTGGACAAGGTGTTGCAGGTCATTGCGGTGCCTGGCCATACCCTCGGGCACATAGCCTATTTTCACGCCGATGCCGAGCAGCCTTGGTTGTTGAGCGGTGACACCCTGTTCGCGGCAGGATGCGGACGACTGTTCGAAGGTACAGCCGAGCAGATGTTCGCATCGCTACAGCGTCTGGCGGCGCTACCGGACTGCACGCTCATTTATTGCACCCACGAATACACCCTGAGCAATCTGCGTTTCGCCCGGGCCGTAGAGCCGGGCAACCCAGACATCCAGCAGCGCCTGCACGAGGTAGCCGCGCTGCGGGAAGCAAATCGCTTCAGCCTGCCTACTCGAATGAACATCGAGCGCGCCAGCAACCCCTTTCTGCGCAGCGGCGTTGAGGCAGTCCAACAGGCCGCTAGCGAGCACAGCGGCCGCAAACTAGAGGGCGACGTCGCGGTTTTCGCGGCTTTGCGCGCCTGGAAAGACCGCTTCTGA
- the dnaQ gene encoding DNA polymerase III subunit epsilon: MRSVVLDTETTGMPVADGHRIIEIGCVEVIGRRLTGRHYHVYLQPDREVDEGAIAVHGITNEFLVDKPRFRDVADEFFEFIKGAQLVIHNAAFDLGFINNEFALLGQQERAEITDHCSVLDTLLMARERHPGQRNSLDALCKRYGVDNSGRDLHGALLDAEILADVWLTMTGGQTNLSLAGDGESSDGGRQQPSPIRRLPADRPRTAVLRASEEELAAHMARMAAIEKAAGAAPLWAQLEG; this comes from the coding sequence ATGCGCAGCGTAGTGCTGGATACCGAAACGACCGGCATGCCGGTGGCCGATGGCCACCGGATTATCGAGATTGGTTGTGTCGAAGTCATCGGTCGCCGCCTGACCGGGCGGCACTACCACGTCTATCTGCAGCCTGATCGCGAAGTGGATGAAGGGGCGATTGCCGTTCACGGCATCACCAACGAGTTTCTCGTCGACAAGCCGCGTTTCCGTGATGTCGCTGACGAGTTCTTCGAGTTCATCAAAGGCGCGCAGCTGGTCATTCATAACGCTGCGTTCGACCTTGGCTTCATCAATAATGAGTTTGCTCTGCTCGGCCAGCAGGAGCGTGCCGAGATCACCGACCATTGCTCGGTGCTCGACACCCTGCTGATGGCCCGCGAGCGCCATCCGGGCCAGCGCAACAGCCTCGATGCGCTATGCAAACGCTACGGCGTGGACAACTCCGGCCGGGATCTGCACGGCGCTCTGCTCGATGCCGAGATTTTGGCCGATGTCTGGCTGACCATGACCGGCGGGCAGACCAACCTGTCTCTTGCCGGTGACGGTGAAAGCTCCGACGGTGGCCGGCAACAGCCCAGCCCGATCCGTCGCCTGCCGGCTGATCGACCGCGCACAGCGGTGCTGCGTGCCAGCGAGGAAGAACTTGCAGCGCATATGGCGCGCATGGCCGCGATCGAGAAAGCGGCGGGTGCCGCCCCGCTGTGGGCTCAGCTCGAAGGCTGA
- the nudC gene encoding NAD(+) diphosphatase produces MSLRWQAALLDPSVPGGWAVVHCRQQFLLDDNGVLFPRDWLKRLDLPLLSEQGLGHFDGEPVFLFELEFSAEVPGARWQGLRQFMQEDDRDLFRLLGYATQIGTWASQHRFCGSCGSPMKLRAGERAMHCPACGVQHYPRLSPSMIVLVTRGDELLLARSPRFAPGVYSTLAGYVEPGESVEQCVAREVREEVGVAIHAPQYIASQGWPFPHSLMLGFHAEYASGEIVPQPEEIEDARWFAIDNLPALPARQSIARYLIELYLARRLGRPEPVLPG; encoded by the coding sequence ATGAGTCTGCGCTGGCAGGCGGCGCTGCTCGACCCCTCAGTGCCGGGGGGCTGGGCGGTGGTGCATTGCCGGCAGCAGTTTCTCCTCGACGACAATGGCGTGCTGTTTCCGCGGGACTGGCTCAAGCGCCTGGACCTACCGCTGCTAAGCGAGCAGGGGCTGGGTCATTTTGACGGGGAGCCGGTTTTTCTTTTTGAGCTAGAGTTCTCCGCGGAGGTGCCCGGTGCGCGCTGGCAGGGCCTGCGTCAGTTCATGCAGGAAGATGACCGCGATCTGTTCCGACTGCTCGGCTACGCCACACAAATAGGTACCTGGGCTAGCCAGCATCGTTTCTGTGGCAGCTGTGGCTCGCCGATGAAGCTGCGCGCAGGCGAGCGGGCGATGCACTGCCCGGCCTGCGGCGTTCAGCACTACCCCAGACTGTCCCCGAGCATGATCGTACTGGTCACCCGCGGGGATGAGCTGCTGCTGGCTCGCTCGCCGCGTTTCGCTCCCGGCGTCTATAGCACCCTGGCCGGCTACGTGGAGCCGGGTGAGTCGGTGGAGCAGTGCGTGGCGCGTGAAGTGCGGGAAGAAGTTGGCGTGGCGATCCATGCGCCACAATACATCGCAAGCCAGGGCTGGCCGTTTCCGCACTCGCTGATGCTGGGATTTCATGCCGAGTACGCCAGCGGTGAGATCGTGCCTCAGCCCGAGGAGATCGAAGACGCGCGCTGGTTCGCCATCGACAACCTGCCGGCATTACCCGCACGCCAATCCATTGCGCGTTATCTGATCGAGCTGTACTTGGCTCGCCGCCTAGGCCGCCCCGAACCAGTGCTGCCAGGCTAG
- the rnhA gene encoding ribonuclease HI — MSDDWVEIYTDGACKGNPGPGGWGALLIYKGVKRELWGGEPETTNNRMELMAAIRALAELKRSCKVRLVTDSQYVMQGINDWMPNWKKRGWKTASKQPVKNADLWQQLDEQVNRHQVSWEWVRGHTGHPGNEHADLLANRGVVQAKRQPIV, encoded by the coding sequence ATGAGTGACGACTGGGTCGAGATTTATACCGACGGTGCCTGCAAGGGCAACCCTGGCCCAGGCGGCTGGGGCGCGCTGCTTATATATAAGGGCGTCAAGCGTGAACTCTGGGGTGGCGAACCCGAAACCACCAATAACCGAATGGAGCTCATGGCTGCCATTCGTGCACTTGCCGAGCTGAAGCGTTCATGCAAGGTGCGTCTGGTGACCGACTCGCAATACGTCATGCAGGGCATCAATGATTGGATGCCGAACTGGAAGAAACGCGGCTGGAAAACGGCGAGCAAGCAGCCGGTGAAGAATGCCGACCTTTGGCAGCAGCTCGACGAACAGGTCAATCGGCATCAGGTGAGCTGGGAGTGGGTCCGCGGACATACCGGACATCCTGGCAACGAGCACGCCGACCTACTGGCCAACCGCGGCGTGGTGCAGGCCAAACGTCAACCGATTGTGTAA
- a CDS encoding Orn/Lys/Arg decarboxylase N-terminal domain-containing protein has translation MYKDLKFPILIVHRDIKADTVAGERVRGIASELERDGFNILPTASSTEGRIVASTHHGLACILVAAEGAGENQRLLHDVVELIRVARRRAPRLPIFALGEQITIENAPAEAMADLNELRGLLYLYEDTVPFLARQVARAARGYLEDLLPPFFSALVRHTGESNYSWHTPGHGGGVAYRKSPVGQAFHQFFGENTLRSDLSVSVPELGSLLDHTGPVAAAEARAARNFGADHTFFVINGTSTANKIVWHSMVARDDLVLVDRNCHKSILHAIIMTGAIPLYMSPTRNELGIIGPIPLEEFTRESIQAKIAANPLARGRPPKVKLAVVTNSTYDGLCYNANLIKRTLADNVEVLHFDEAWYAYAAFHEFYDGRYGMDTREQGPLVFTTHSTHKLLAAFSQASMIHVLDSQTRQLDRDRFNEAFMMHISTSPQYGILASLDVASAMMEGPAGRSLIQETFDEALSFRRALANLRQHIDADDWWFSIWQPPLVDGAEALVTPDWLLEPTADWHGFGDIADDYVLLDPIKVTLVTPGLSASGALGKSGIPAAVVSKFLWERGLVVEKTGLYSMLVLFSMGITKGKWSTLLTELLEFKRHYDADIPLADALPSIVRAGAATYAGMGLRDLCDALHACYCENATARAMRRMYTALPEPAMTPAQAYDKLVRGEVEAVPIEALEGRIAAVMLVPYPPGIPLIMPGERFTGETRSILDYLRFARDFAERFPGFDADVHGLQHEVGTDGSVYTVDCIRE, from the coding sequence ATGTATAAAGACCTGAAATTCCCCATCCTTATCGTTCACCGTGACATCAAGGCCGACACCGTTGCTGGCGAACGCGTGCGTGGCATCGCTTCGGAGCTGGAGCGCGACGGCTTCAATATCCTCCCCACCGCCAGCTCAACCGAAGGGCGCATCGTTGCCTCTACTCACCACGGGCTGGCTTGCATCCTGGTGGCCGCGGAGGGTGCCGGTGAAAATCAGCGCCTGCTGCATGACGTGGTGGAGTTGATTCGGGTTGCTCGGCGCCGCGCCCCGCGTCTGCCGATCTTCGCCCTTGGCGAGCAGATCACCATCGAGAATGCGCCAGCCGAGGCGATGGCCGATCTGAATGAGTTGCGCGGTCTGCTTTATCTGTACGAGGACACCGTGCCTTTTCTGGCGCGGCAGGTCGCGCGCGCCGCGCGCGGTTACCTCGAGGACCTGCTGCCTCCATTCTTCAGTGCGCTGGTCCGACACACTGGCGAGTCAAACTATTCCTGGCATACGCCGGGGCACGGCGGGGGAGTGGCCTATCGCAAGAGTCCGGTCGGGCAGGCTTTCCATCAGTTCTTCGGTGAGAACACGCTGCGTTCGGATCTCTCGGTGTCGGTGCCCGAGCTTGGCTCGCTGCTCGATCACACCGGGCCGGTTGCGGCGGCCGAGGCTCGCGCGGCGCGTAACTTCGGCGCCGACCACACCTTCTTCGTGATCAACGGCACCTCGACGGCGAACAAGATCGTCTGGCATTCGATGGTCGCGCGGGACGATCTGGTGCTGGTCGATCGCAACTGCCACAAGTCGATTCTGCACGCGATAATCATGACCGGTGCAATACCGCTGTACATGAGCCCGACGCGCAACGAGCTGGGTATCATCGGGCCGATTCCGCTGGAAGAATTCACCCGCGAGTCCATTCAGGCCAAGATCGCCGCCAACCCGCTGGCCCGCGGTCGGCCGCCCAAGGTGAAGTTGGCGGTGGTGACCAACTCGACCTATGACGGGCTCTGCTACAACGCCAACCTGATCAAGCGCACCCTCGCCGACAACGTCGAAGTGCTGCATTTCGACGAGGCTTGGTATGCCTATGCGGCGTTTCACGAGTTCTACGATGGCCGTTATGGCATGGACACGCGGGAGCAGGGCCCGCTGGTCTTCACCACCCATTCCACGCACAAGCTGCTCGCTGCGTTCAGCCAGGCATCGATGATTCACGTGCTCGACAGCCAGACCCGGCAACTTGACCGCGACCGCTTCAATGAAGCTTTCATGATGCACATCTCCACCTCGCCGCAGTACGGCATCCTGGCATCGCTGGATGTGGCGTCGGCCATGATGGAGGGGCCGGCTGGGCGCTCGCTGATCCAGGAAACCTTCGACGAAGCGCTGAGCTTTCGCAGGGCGCTGGCCAACTTGCGCCAGCATATCGATGCGGACGACTGGTGGTTCAGCATCTGGCAGCCGCCGCTGGTCGATGGCGCCGAGGCGCTGGTTACTCCGGATTGGCTACTCGAGCCAACGGCTGACTGGCATGGTTTCGGCGATATTGCCGACGATTACGTGCTGCTCGATCCGATCAAGGTCACGCTCGTCACGCCTGGACTTAGTGCATCGGGTGCGCTGGGCAAGAGCGGCATCCCGGCGGCAGTGGTCAGCAAGTTTCTATGGGAACGCGGCCTGGTGGTGGAGAAGACCGGGCTCTACTCGATGCTCGTGCTGTTCTCCATGGGTATCACCAAAGGCAAGTGGAGCACGCTGCTCACCGAGCTGCTGGAGTTCAAGCGGCACTACGACGCCGATATACCGCTGGCCGATGCGCTGCCATCAATCGTGCGAGCCGGCGCAGCGACCTACGCCGGTATGGGCTTGCGCGACCTCTGCGATGCCCTGCATGCCTGTTATTGCGAGAACGCCACGGCGCGAGCCATGCGCAGGATGTACACCGCATTGCCAGAGCCCGCGATGACCCCGGCACAGGCGTACGACAAGCTGGTCCGGGGCGAGGTCGAAGCGGTGCCGATCGAGGCGTTGGAAGGGCGCATCGCGGCCGTCATGTTGGTGCCGTATCCGCCGGGCATCCCGCTGATCATGCCGGGCGAGCGCTTTACTGGGGAGACTCGCTCGATTCTCGATTACCTTCGCTTCGCCCGCGATTTCGCCGAGCGCTTTCCTGGGTTCGACGCCGATGTACATGGGTTGCAGCACGAGGTTGGTACGGATGGTAGCGTGTACACCGTCGATTGCATTCGCGAATGA
- a CDS encoding lytic transglycosylase domain-containing protein, whose amino-acid sequence MPPAPKKRHETDALAASGRALALAICVALAGCQSNAVRDEGREQTRRAMAPVAQEPIWLSDTTAVTEHEDIWERIREGYKLQEHLDSNPRIEQQRLLLSSRPKSIEVVSERSSPFIHYIVERLEERDMPLELALLPIIESSYDPFAYSPAHAVGLWQFIPSTGRHFNLRQTSWYDGRRDITASTNAALRYLSYLHGLFNGDWLLALAAYNAGEGTVSRAIERNQKLGLPTDYWNLPLPRETRDYVPKLLALSQLIQAPEAYGINLNPIANEPYFEVIALKQRMDLARVAKLADLDEDELYQLNPAFTRRITLDGPQQLLVPLEKAEMLAANLAMMKPQDLVDWQQYQVRAGDTLGVIANRHHLTVNIIRDVNRLKSDTLRIGQVLSLPTSGDAGTSRELLHAVARQPAATPRSYRVKPGDNLWDIAKAQRVSVRDLQRWNKLSGSQLKVGQALFLQGPATSTAAKKDNSPTYYKVQKGDSLYQIAKRFNVQLTNLKTWNPKGTEVLRPGQLLTLYLPN is encoded by the coding sequence ATGCCGCCAGCTCCCAAGAAACGCCACGAAACGGACGCCTTGGCAGCCTCTGGTCGTGCGTTGGCCCTCGCCATATGCGTCGCCCTAGCGGGCTGTCAGAGCAACGCCGTGCGCGACGAGGGCCGCGAGCAGACAAGGCGTGCGATGGCGCCAGTGGCGCAAGAGCCCATCTGGCTGAGCGACACTACCGCCGTCACCGAGCACGAAGATATCTGGGAGCGAATCCGCGAGGGCTACAAGCTACAGGAGCATCTGGACAGCAACCCGCGCATCGAGCAGCAGCGCCTGCTGCTCTCAAGCCGCCCCAAGTCCATCGAAGTTGTCAGCGAGCGCAGCAGTCCGTTTATTCACTACATCGTCGAGCGTCTTGAAGAGCGCGACATGCCGCTGGAACTGGCGCTGCTGCCAATCATCGAAAGCTCCTACGACCCCTTCGCCTACTCCCCCGCGCATGCCGTCGGGCTTTGGCAGTTCATTCCATCCACCGGTCGGCACTTCAATCTTCGCCAGACCAGCTGGTATGACGGCCGCCGGGATATCACGGCATCGACCAACGCCGCGCTGCGCTATCTGAGCTACCTGCACGGTCTCTTCAACGGGGACTGGCTGCTTGCCCTGGCGGCTTACAACGCCGGCGAAGGCACTGTCAGTCGAGCGATCGAACGCAATCAGAAGCTGGGCCTGCCAACCGACTACTGGAACCTCCCGCTGCCACGTGAAACTCGTGACTATGTGCCGAAGCTACTGGCGCTGTCGCAGTTGATCCAGGCTCCCGAGGCTTACGGCATCAATCTCAACCCGATTGCCAACGAGCCCTACTTCGAGGTGATCGCACTCAAGCAGCGCATGGATCTGGCGCGGGTCGCCAAACTCGCCGACCTCGACGAGGACGAGCTCTACCAGCTGAATCCCGCCTTCACCCGCCGCATCACCCTGGACGGTCCGCAGCAGCTACTGGTGCCGTTGGAAAAAGCCGAGATGCTGGCAGCCAACCTGGCAATGATGAAGCCGCAGGATCTGGTCGACTGGCAGCAATATCAGGTGCGCGCAGGAGACACCCTGGGCGTCATCGCCAACCGCCATCATCTGACCGTGAATATCATCCGCGACGTGAACCGACTGAAGAGCGACACGCTACGGATCGGACAGGTGCTCAGCCTTCCGACCAGTGGTGACGCCGGCACCTCGCGGGAGCTTCTGCATGCCGTGGCACGCCAGCCGGCAGCGACGCCGCGCAGCTACCGAGTCAAGCCTGGAGACAATCTCTGGGACATCGCCAAGGCTCAAAGGGTGTCGGTACGTGACCTGCAGCGCTGGAACAAGCTTTCCGGTAGCCAACTGAAGGTTGGTCAGGCGCTGTTCCTGCAAGGCCCTGCAACCAGCACGGCGGCGAAAAAAGACAATTCGCCGACCTACTACAAGGTGCAGAAAGGCGATTCGCTATACCAGATAGCCAAGCGCTTTAACGTGCAACTGACCAATCTGAAGACTTGGAACCCGAAAGGAACCGAAGTACTGCGACCTGGCCAGCTGCTGACGCTCTATCTTCCGAACTGA